In Planctomycetota bacterium, a single genomic region encodes these proteins:
- a CDS encoding glycosyl hydrolase family 28-related protein: protein MTSPVEPLEPRRLLSGSGIVFPADAGVIDVTQVILDPSDPTKKITPDDDVDDTALLQTLINRLTPSGKIVYFPDGQYDISDQLFLEKLDFETEAEALNYDPAYWQVGTDGSRTYIESIQSGKDPAGNFPDPAAPVMTYSFEAFAGTRRFRVDGQASGGASDSFYWRLNGGEWRLRNLYTGSGNWFDRRVVADNLLLVDGTNTLDIVPRDVGLRIDAISLDYPDAYLNDVIFQGQSEEGTVFKLEDNLLDAGGNAFDGAIIAWDTGVEQFFRTGVRNLTLDVGSGNPEADGLRFHGNNQSTISDVTIRAAAGSGDVGLDLVHSAGIGPILVQDLTVDGFDVGIHTGWVNGSRTFDDITIRNQTTYGWVNEASSQIFVRGLESENAVPVFHNAAWRLPGDGQGRVTLLDGDFVGLAGASTERAIYTVGQMYARNISVTGYDVALFNGNQEGGRGFNGNDGIDEDYIGEYWSWGTSSRRGGGLFTLFDDAPDTGLGLPIKATPTVPWDALTSWASPGDHVIETSPGVFSGIPNDGIDDSASIQAAIDSGASTVYIPQGTWNLENDIELRGSVHRFIGTEGILRAPDFNTSPPKIVVGTSGPDTVVVERMTTSSFGGESPRFEHASDRTLVFSNITGFHYRPTVAEPGDVYINDVTGPAIKFQGGQNVWARQLNIEEDTTLPDSELDAKIVNDNANVWVLGFKTEKQGVHVTTINGGRTEMLGNHQNNNFGNTTPQYVTIDSALSSFLNIRSASEPGTTYGTVEETRDGVTRTGTILGHGYAGFSSEQLYDIRREIIVDNDDAGAVFTGTWSSSTSFPRGYIGDDFTFADNVAANSVTYTPTVPSSGEYEVFARWIGDWGGQNHSNHARSVAYDIVHDEGTDSIVVDQDFYSDGWYSLGTFKFEAGTSGTVTLTGDGDGGKINTDGIRFLQVSERRRIDEVVRQLGYGEIDYNGTDQGRGGTGLRLLRGGEIVENGQDVASVWKIRNVENFAQTVTLQAIDGSYDEDFLVPARTQIYVTNTAFGITHRLLLNGVQVHQLSARTSVFTDNAHAYVLLTEENKEWLFA from the coding sequence ATGACTTCGCCCGTCGAGCCTCTCGAACCCCGTCGCCTGCTGAGTGGCAGCGGCATCGTCTTCCCTGCTGATGCGGGCGTCATCGACGTCACGCAGGTCATCCTCGACCCGAGCGATCCGACGAAGAAGATCACACCCGACGACGATGTCGACGACACTGCGCTGCTCCAGACGCTCATCAATCGCCTGACACCCAGCGGCAAGATCGTCTACTTCCCCGACGGGCAGTACGACATCAGCGATCAACTCTTCTTGGAGAAGCTCGATTTCGAAACGGAGGCCGAAGCCCTCAACTACGACCCGGCGTACTGGCAGGTCGGCACCGACGGCAGTCGCACCTACATCGAATCGATTCAGTCCGGCAAGGACCCTGCGGGCAACTTCCCCGATCCGGCCGCGCCGGTAATGACCTACTCGTTTGAAGCCTTCGCCGGTACACGGAGGTTCCGAGTCGATGGCCAAGCATCCGGAGGCGCCAGCGACAGCTTCTACTGGAGGCTCAACGGCGGAGAGTGGCGTCTCCGCAACCTCTACACCGGCAGCGGCAACTGGTTCGATCGCCGCGTCGTCGCCGACAACCTCCTTCTCGTCGACGGGACGAACACGCTCGACATCGTTCCCCGAGATGTCGGGCTACGAATCGACGCGATCAGTCTCGACTATCCAGATGCGTACTTGAACGACGTCATCTTCCAGGGCCAAAGTGAAGAAGGGACCGTCTTCAAGCTGGAGGACAACCTCCTCGACGCCGGCGGAAACGCGTTCGACGGAGCGATCATCGCGTGGGATACCGGTGTCGAGCAGTTCTTCCGAACCGGGGTGCGAAACCTGACTCTCGACGTCGGTTCAGGCAATCCCGAAGCCGACGGCCTGCGATTCCACGGCAACAACCAGTCGACCATCTCGGACGTGACCATCCGCGCCGCCGCCGGCAGCGGCGACGTCGGGCTCGACCTCGTCCACTCCGCCGGCATCGGGCCGATCCTCGTCCAGGACCTGACCGTCGACGGCTTCGACGTCGGCATTCACACCGGTTGGGTCAATGGCTCTCGAACCTTCGACGACATCACGATCCGCAACCAGACTACCTACGGCTGGGTAAACGAGGCCTCGAGTCAGATCTTCGTCCGAGGACTCGAAAGCGAAAACGCGGTTCCTGTCTTCCACAACGCTGCATGGCGACTCCCCGGGGACGGCCAGGGTCGGGTCACGCTTCTCGACGGCGACTTCGTCGGCCTGGCCGGTGCGTCAACCGAGCGTGCGATCTACACCGTCGGGCAGATGTACGCACGCAACATCTCCGTCACCGGCTACGACGTCGCGCTGTTCAACGGCAACCAGGAGGGTGGCCGAGGCTTCAACGGCAATGACGGCATCGACGAAGACTACATCGGCGAGTACTGGAGCTGGGGCACCTCCAGCCGACGCGGCGGCGGGCTCTTCACGCTCTTCGACGACGCCCCCGACACCGGACTTGGCCTTCCGATCAAAGCGACGCCCACCGTACCATGGGACGCGCTGACGTCCTGGGCCTCGCCCGGTGACCACGTCATCGAGACATCTCCGGGCGTGTTCAGCGGCATTCCGAACGACGGCATCGACGACTCGGCCAGCATCCAGGCGGCAATCGACTCGGGCGCGTCGACCGTCTACATCCCGCAGGGCACGTGGAACCTCGAAAACGACATCGAACTTCGTGGCAGTGTGCACCGCTTCATCGGCACTGAAGGCATCCTGCGTGCCCCCGACTTCAATACGAGTCCTCCCAAGATCGTCGTCGGCACCAGCGGGCCTGACACGGTCGTCGTCGAGCGAATGACTACCAGCAGCTTCGGCGGCGAGTCGCCGCGCTTCGAGCACGCCTCGGATCGCACGCTCGTCTTCAGCAACATCACCGGCTTCCACTACAGGCCGACGGTCGCCGAGCCGGGCGACGTCTACATCAACGACGTCACGGGGCCGGCGATCAAGTTCCAGGGCGGCCAGAACGTCTGGGCTCGCCAACTCAACATCGAGGAGGACACCACGCTCCCGGACAGCGAACTCGACGCCAAGATCGTCAACGACAACGCCAACGTCTGGGTGCTTGGGTTCAAGACCGAAAAGCAGGGCGTCCACGTCACGACCATCAACGGCGGACGGACCGAAATGCTCGGGAATCATCAGAACAACAACTTCGGTAACACGACGCCACAGTACGTTACAATCGATAGCGCCCTGAGCTCCTTCCTCAATATTCGGTCGGCCAGCGAGCCTGGCACGACTTATGGCACCGTCGAGGAAACACGCGACGGCGTCACACGAACCGGTACCATCCTCGGCCACGGCTATGCCGGTTTCAGTAGTGAACAACTCTACGACATCCGCCGCGAAATCATCGTCGACAACGACGATGCGGGAGCCGTCTTCACCGGCACTTGGTCTTCGTCCACGAGCTTCCCACGCGGCTACATCGGCGATGACTTCACCTTCGCCGACAATGTCGCCGCTAACAGCGTGACCTACACCCCGACTGTACCCAGCAGCGGCGAGTACGAGGTCTTCGCTCGTTGGATTGGTGACTGGGGTGGCCAGAATCACTCCAATCACGCACGAAGCGTCGCTTACGACATCGTTCACGATGAAGGAACTGACAGCATCGTGGTGGACCAGGATTTCTACAGCGATGGCTGGTACAGCCTCGGCACATTCAAGTTCGAAGCCGGAACCTCGGGCACCGTGACACTCACAGGTGATGGCGACGGCGGAAAGATCAATACCGACGGTATCCGCTTCCTCCAAGTCAGCGAGCGTCGACGAATCGACGAAGTCGTCCGTCAGCTCGGCTACGGCGAGATCGATTACAACGGCACCGATCAAGGTCGCGGCGGAACCGGACTTCGCCTGTTGCGTGGGGGAGAGATCGTCGAGAACGGACAAGACGTTGCAAGCGTCTGGAAGATCCGCAACGTCGAGAACTTTGCTCAAACGGTGACGCTCCAAGCTATCGACGGCAGTTACGATGAAGACTTCCTCGTTCCTGCAAGGACTCAGATCTACGTCACCAACACTGCATTCGGCATCACACATCGACTGCTGCTTAACGGCGTCCAGGTTCATCAATTGTCGGCTCGAACCTCAGTCTTCACGGACAACGCCCATGCGTATGTTCTTTTGACCGAAGAGAACAAGGAGTGGCTGTTCGCATAG